The Chitinophaga flava genome has a segment encoding these proteins:
- the leuB gene encoding 3-isopropylmalate dehydrogenase, with translation MATKHILIVPGDGIGQEVTAVGKKVLDKIAARFGHTFTYDEALVGHAAIEATGNPLPDESLAKMRASDAVLFGAVGHPKYDNDPSAKVRPEQGLLRMRKELGLYANLRPIKLFDELLDASSIKPEILKGADILFFRELTGDIYFGEKGRKNDGDTAFDIAEYSHFEVERIARKAFEAARTRRKKLCSVDKANVIETSRLWREVIQKIAPEYPDVEVEHQFVDATAMLLIKDPRRFDVVVTANLFGDILTDEASQIAGSMGMLASASIGDGTGVYEPIHGSAHDITGKGVANPLASILSAALLLDISFGMKEESNAVIHAVDQVLKAGFRTRDIANPQTPAHMIKGTDAIGEEVLKHL, from the coding sequence ATGGCAACCAAACATATTTTAATTGTTCCCGGAGACGGAATAGGACAGGAAGTAACCGCAGTAGGCAAAAAGGTGCTGGACAAAATCGCAGCGCGATTCGGACACACTTTCACATATGATGAAGCACTGGTAGGACATGCTGCCATAGAAGCCACCGGCAATCCGTTGCCCGACGAATCGCTGGCTAAAATGCGCGCCTCAGATGCAGTGCTGTTTGGCGCTGTAGGCCATCCCAAATATGACAACGATCCTTCTGCCAAAGTAAGGCCTGAACAAGGGCTGCTTCGTATGCGCAAGGAACTGGGATTATACGCCAACCTGCGCCCTATCAAATTATTCGACGAACTGCTCGACGCCTCCAGCATCAAACCGGAAATACTGAAAGGCGCAGATATCCTCTTCTTCCGTGAATTGACCGGCGACATCTACTTCGGCGAAAAAGGCAGAAAAAATGACGGTGATACCGCCTTCGACATCGCAGAATACAGCCACTTTGAAGTGGAACGTATCGCCCGCAAAGCATTTGAAGCCGCCCGCACCAGACGCAAAAAACTCTGCTCCGTCGATAAAGCCAATGTCATCGAAACATCCCGGCTATGGCGGGAAGTCATACAGAAAATAGCACCCGAATATCCTGATGTAGAAGTAGAACATCAGTTCGTAGATGCTACCGCCATGCTGCTCATCAAAGATCCGCGCCGCTTCGACGTGGTAGTGACGGCCAACCTCTTCGGTGATATCCTCACCGATGAAGCCTCACAGATAGCAGGTTCCATGGGCATGCTCGCCTCTGCCTCCATCGGCGATGGCACCGGCGTATACGAGCCCATCCACGGCTCCGCCCACGACATCACTGGCAAAGGTGTAGCCAACCCGCTGGCATCCATACTCTCAGCTGCATTACTGCTCGATATCTCCTTCGGCATGAAGGAAGAATCCAACGCTGTTATACACGCTGTAGACCAGGTGCTGAAAGCCGGCTTCCGCACCCGCGACATCGCCAACCCGCAAACACCCGCCCACATGATCAAAGGCACTGATGCCATCGGCGAAGAAGTACTGAAACATCTGTAA
- a CDS encoding alpha-isopropylmalate synthase regulatory domain-containing protein has protein sequence MPVPQRYVEIMDTTLRDGEQTSGVSFSPSEKLTIAQLLLTEVKVDRIEIASARVSEGEFAAVKAITQWAEANGFINKVEVLTFVDGDVSVEWMLQAGARVMNLLTKGSLNHLTHQLKKKPAEHFAEVGAVIALARKNGLECNIYLEDWSNGMRHSSDYVYEYLDFLQHQPVKRIMLPDTLGVLTPAEVSQYISAIVQRYPQLHFDFHAHNDYDLGTANVLEGVKAGAHGIHLTINGMGERAGNAPLASAIAVLNDFMPEIKTAVSEKSLYGASKLVETFSGIRIPANKPVVGANVFTQTAGIHADGDKKNKLYFSDLMPERFGRQRLYALGKTSGKANIENNLQQLGIQLSDANLKKVTQRIIELGDKKEVLTQADLPYIISDILDSSRIEEKVKIENYVLSHSKNLHPSVTLKISVEGELFEEHSQGDGQYDAFMNALKKVYKKKKRELPALTDYSVHIPPGGKSDALCETIITWNFQNKEFKTRGLDSDQTVSAIKATQKMLNLI, from the coding sequence ATGCCAGTACCGCAGCGATATGTTGAAATAATGGACACCACCCTCCGCGACGGTGAACAAACCAGCGGCGTCTCTTTTTCTCCCTCGGAAAAACTAACCATTGCCCAGCTTTTATTAACAGAAGTAAAAGTAGACAGGATTGAAATTGCCTCCGCCCGCGTTTCGGAAGGTGAATTTGCGGCGGTGAAGGCTATTACCCAATGGGCTGAGGCAAATGGTTTTATCAATAAAGTAGAAGTACTCACCTTCGTTGATGGTGATGTATCTGTGGAGTGGATGCTGCAGGCCGGCGCCAGGGTCATGAACCTCCTCACAAAAGGTTCACTCAATCATCTCACCCATCAGCTGAAGAAAAAACCAGCAGAACACTTCGCGGAAGTAGGCGCCGTAATTGCCCTCGCCAGGAAAAACGGACTGGAATGCAATATATACCTGGAAGACTGGAGCAACGGCATGCGCCACTCCAGCGACTACGTATACGAGTATCTTGATTTCCTGCAGCACCAGCCTGTCAAACGCATCATGCTGCCCGACACGCTCGGTGTACTCACACCCGCAGAAGTCAGCCAATATATCAGCGCTATCGTGCAGCGTTATCCGCAGCTGCACTTCGATTTCCATGCACACAACGACTATGATCTCGGCACCGCCAACGTACTCGAAGGCGTGAAAGCCGGCGCTCACGGCATACACCTTACCATCAACGGTATGGGCGAAAGAGCTGGCAATGCTCCGCTGGCCAGCGCCATCGCTGTGCTCAACGACTTCATGCCTGAAATCAAAACAGCGGTATCTGAAAAATCATTATACGGCGCCAGCAAACTGGTGGAAACATTCTCCGGTATCCGCATCCCGGCCAATAAACCCGTGGTAGGCGCCAACGTTTTCACACAAACAGCCGGCATCCACGCCGACGGCGACAAAAAGAACAAACTGTATTTCAGTGACCTGATGCCCGAACGCTTCGGCCGCCAGCGCCTCTACGCCCTCGGCAAAACAAGCGGCAAAGCCAACATTGAAAACAATCTTCAGCAACTGGGCATCCAGCTCTCTGATGCCAACCTCAAAAAGGTTACCCAGCGCATCATTGAACTGGGCGATAAAAAAGAAGTGCTTACGCAAGCAGACCTGCCCTACATCATCTCTGATATTCTCGACAGCAGCCGGATAGAGGAAAAGGTGAAAATAGAAAACTATGTACTCTCCCATTCCAAAAATCTTCATCCTTCTGTCACCCTGAAAATATCAGTAGAAGGAGAACTCTTCGAAGAACACTCTCAGGGTGATGGGCAGTATGATGCCTTCATGAACGCACTCAAAAAGGTATACAAAAAGAAAAAAAGGGAACTGCCTGCACTCACAGACTATTCTGTACACATCCCTCCCGGCGGTAAAAGCGACGCTTTATGCGAAACCATTATCACCTGGAATTTCCAGAATAAAGAGTTTAAAACAAGAGGACTTGACAGCGACCAGACCGTGTCTGCCATAAAGGCCACCCAGAAAATGCTCAACCTGATCTGA
- the leuD gene encoding 3-isopropylmalate dehydratase small subunit, with the protein MAYDKFTVLKSAAVPMPIENVDTDQIIPARFLKATERKGFGDNLFRDWRYNTDGTPKADFVLNNPIYSGEILVAGKNFGSGSSREHAAWAIYDYGFRCVVSSFFADIFKNNSLNIGILPVQVSPEFLHKIFTAIEADPKTELVIDLPAQTITITATGDSMQFDINSYKKHNMTNGFDDIDYLQAMKEDIQAFAAKSMY; encoded by the coding sequence ATGGCTTACGATAAATTTACCGTACTGAAAAGCGCTGCTGTACCCATGCCCATCGAAAACGTGGACACCGACCAGATCATCCCCGCCCGCTTCCTCAAAGCAACAGAGCGCAAAGGGTTTGGCGACAACCTGTTTCGTGACTGGCGCTATAATACAGATGGCACACCCAAAGCGGACTTTGTACTCAACAACCCGATCTATTCCGGTGAAATACTGGTGGCCGGCAAAAACTTCGGCAGTGGCTCCAGCCGCGAACACGCCGCCTGGGCCATCTACGACTACGGCTTCCGCTGCGTAGTGTCCAGCTTCTTCGCCGATATCTTCAAAAACAACTCGCTGAACATCGGTATCCTGCCGGTACAGGTGAGCCCCGAATTCCTGCATAAGATATTCACGGCCATAGAAGCCGATCCCAAAACCGAACTGGTCATCGACCTGCCTGCCCAAACCATTACCATCACCGCTACCGGTGACAGTATGCAGTTCGATATCAATAGCTACAAAAAACACAACATGACCAACGGCTTTGATGACATCGACTATCTCCAGGCCATGAAAGAAGATATACAGGCTTTTGCCGCGAAGAGTATGTATTAA
- the leuC gene encoding 3-isopropylmalate dehydratase large subunit, whose translation MSKIPATLFDKVWDSHAVRKIEDGPDVLFIDRHFIHEVTSPVAFLGLESRGLKVMFPEKTFATADHNTPTINQHLPVQDPLSANQLKALETNTAKYGISHWGLGNPRNGIVHVVGPENGITLPGMTIVCGDSHTSTHGAFGAIAFGIGTSEVEMVLSSQCIMQQKPKKMRITVTGTTGKGITPKDVTLYIISRLTAAGATGYFVEYAGEVFEKMSMEGRMTVCNMSIEMGARGGIIAPDETTFAYIKGREKAPQGQAWDNAVAYWKTLKTEEGATFDMEYTFEASEIEPMITYGTNPGMGLGITQRIPTAQAAGGSEASYAKSLQYMGFSEEEPMLGKKVDYVFIGSCTNGRIEDFRAFASIVKGRRKADHVTAWIVPGSHIVEQQIKEEGILDILTAAGFQLRQPGCSACLAMNDDKVPAGKYAVSTSNRNFEGRQGPGSRTLLASPLVAAAAAVTGVVTDPRELI comes from the coding sequence ATGAGTAAAATACCCGCTACCTTATTTGACAAAGTATGGGATTCACATGCGGTCAGGAAAATTGAAGACGGTCCTGATGTATTGTTTATAGACCGTCATTTTATCCATGAAGTGACCAGCCCGGTAGCTTTTCTGGGGTTGGAAAGCAGGGGACTGAAGGTGATGTTCCCGGAAAAAACCTTTGCCACTGCCGATCACAATACACCTACCATCAATCAGCATCTCCCCGTACAGGACCCGCTGTCAGCCAACCAGCTGAAAGCCCTGGAAACCAATACTGCCAAATATGGCATCTCCCACTGGGGCCTGGGTAATCCCCGCAACGGTATCGTACACGTAGTAGGACCGGAAAACGGCATCACCCTGCCCGGCATGACCATCGTATGCGGAGACTCCCACACCTCCACCCACGGCGCCTTTGGAGCCATCGCCTTCGGCATCGGCACCTCAGAAGTGGAGATGGTCCTCTCCTCCCAGTGCATCATGCAGCAGAAACCGAAGAAAATGCGTATAACCGTTACCGGTACCACCGGCAAAGGTATTACCCCCAAAGACGTCACCCTCTATATCATCTCCCGCCTCACCGCAGCCGGCGCCACCGGTTACTTCGTGGAATATGCCGGTGAAGTGTTTGAGAAGATGAGCATGGAAGGCCGCATGACCGTTTGCAACATGAGTATCGAGATGGGTGCCCGTGGCGGTATCATCGCTCCGGACGAAACCACCTTCGCCTATATCAAAGGCCGCGAAAAAGCGCCACAGGGACAAGCCTGGGATAACGCTGTCGCCTATTGGAAAACATTAAAAACAGAGGAAGGCGCCACCTTCGATATGGAATATACTTTTGAAGCCAGTGAGATAGAACCGATGATCACCTACGGCACCAACCCCGGTATGGGCCTGGGTATCACCCAGCGCATTCCTACCGCACAGGCTGCCGGCGGCAGTGAAGCCAGCTACGCAAAATCATTGCAGTACATGGGCTTCAGCGAAGAAGAACCCATGTTAGGTAAAAAAGTGGATTATGTATTTATCGGCAGCTGTACCAACGGCCGTATAGAAGACTTCCGCGCCTTTGCCTCCATCGTGAAAGGCCGCCGTAAAGCAGATCATGTGACCGCCTGGATCGTGCCCGGATCACATATTGTAGAACAACAGATCAAAGAAGAAGGTATCCTTGATATCCTGACTGCTGCCGGTTTTCAGTTGCGCCAGCCAGGATGCTCCGCCTGCCTCGCCATGAACGACGACAAAGTTCCTGCCGGCAAGTATGCTGTCAGCACCAGCAACCGCAACTTCGAAGGCCGCCAGGGACCAGGCTCCCGCACTTTGCTGGCCAGCCCGCTTGTTGCCGCTGCCGCCGCTGTCACCGGTGTTGTAACCGATCCGCGTGAACTGATCTAA
- a CDS encoding DeoR/GlpR family DNA-binding transcription regulator: MDSMNTQDHVPPVSLTKKSRKQLIIQQVNIHTRITYSELVSLINVSEDTIRRDVNELADDGEVVKIKGGAMSIAYHYGHESETYAQTNKLVIAEKTLQLLRDDMIVLIGGGTTIREFIKKIPPTLRATFITVNVLSAVELLDKPMIKTIVIGGQISAYSQMTVSGEVFEYLSNIKADLCIIGTNAIDPVNGLTDADWETIQVKKAMIKAADKVAILAISEKLNTSMKMKIADLQDIHYLITELPAGSEALQGYKTKGLQIL; this comes from the coding sequence ATGGATAGTATGAACACACAGGACCATGTTCCACCGGTTTCCCTCACAAAAAAATCCAGGAAACAGCTCATCATACAACAAGTGAATATTCACACCCGGATCACCTACAGTGAACTGGTAAGTCTGATTAATGTATCTGAAGATACCATCCGCCGTGATGTCAACGAACTGGCCGATGACGGGGAAGTAGTGAAGATCAAGGGCGGCGCCATGTCTATCGCCTATCACTACGGTCATGAATCCGAAACCTACGCACAGACCAACAAACTGGTCATCGCCGAAAAAACGTTGCAGCTGCTGCGTGACGACATGATCGTACTCATTGGCGGCGGCACCACCATCCGAGAGTTCATCAAAAAAATACCGCCTACCCTGCGCGCCACCTTTATCACTGTCAACGTGCTCTCGGCAGTTGAACTGCTGGATAAGCCCATGATCAAAACCATCGTGATAGGCGGCCAGATATCTGCCTACAGCCAGATGACCGTGAGCGGCGAAGTATTTGAATACCTCTCCAATATCAAAGCAGACCTCTGCATCATCGGCACCAACGCCATCGATCCTGTCAACGGCCTCACTGATGCCGACTGGGAAACGATACAGGTGAAAAAAGCCATGATCAAAGCAGCAGACAAAGTGGCCATCCTCGCCATCAGCGAAAAACTCAACACCTCCATGAAAATGAAAATCGCTGACCTGCAAGACATCCACTATCTCATCACCGAATTGCCCGCCGGCAGTGAAGCCCTGCAAGGATATAAAACCAAAGGCCTGCAGATACTGTAA
- a CDS encoding SusC/RagA family TonB-linked outer membrane protein: MMKNIIRVASLPKIFLPLLGLLFSVCSYAQSDLISGTVTSAADGQKIIGASVSLVGAKGIGALTDETGKFSVKIPATFTGELTLAVTFIGFERKEVKVTRGQSNISIRLETNTKALGELVVTALGIKKEKKALAYAVTEVKGSDFTQAREINVADALTGKIAGVNASSLASGPGGSSRVIIRGNGSLNGDNQPLYVVNGMPIDNTTQSTVISGASNGLNYDRGDGIAGINPDDIETITVLKGGPAAALYGARASNGVILITTKKGVAQKGIGVDYNTTFTVETPAIIPDWQYEYGSGENGIKPANQSKAIAAGRLSWGPKIDGSDVVQFDGVARPYVAQKNNIKNFYKTGNTFTNTLAFSGGNENTKYRVSLSDMSNHSLVPNQSLDKKIGSVSVFSNLSKRLTIEAYAQYNIEKAKNRSSVSDAPGNVNWGTYMMANTVDIRNLNPGYNADDREVEWNPSGFASNPYFVANRFRNNDDRKRFIGNASIKYNLLDNLFVRGRVSHDYLNINYVGIVPTGALFAPKGVYQQYNTISTETNGELTINYQGKLSQDFGLTAMAGGNRRKTISDAVNLNGTDFFAPGFYDPSNVVSLNTTNVNQRQATNSLFGSVDLSFRDMLFITATGRNDWFSTLSTKNNNIFYPSVGASFLLSEAIKMPSWMNYAKVRTSWAQVGGATPQPYILRQTYSVLSGGGHLGQPLQTPTPTTPQGVGAGLFQAPNPNLKPLLSTTFEAGIEARMLNNRLSADVTVYSRRTTNDIMQAAISPASGYNFAILNVGEMSNKGIEVLLTGVPIKKKDFSWDVSYNMAYNKNEVVKLTEGINSLQLDVSVNSYAYIFAEIGKPYSTIKGFKVLKDAAGNTVYDKSTGYEMRTGLTDLGTGVSPFSAGITNNFTYKRFNLSFLIDGKFGGHVYSATNLYATRFGLSKITLPGREEGLTVSGVDQDGKPFSKTFTYATGLQQYYDNFKNLSEKFVYDASFIKLRQVVLSYNVPAKVFSFARVQSATVSFVARNLFFLYKNAPNIDPESTFSNSNAQGFEMFGVPRTRSYGVNLQVKL; the protein is encoded by the coding sequence ATGATGAAAAATATCATAAGAGTGGCCTCCTTACCGAAGATATTCCTGCCACTACTAGGCCTGTTATTTTCTGTATGTAGCTATGCCCAGTCTGATCTGATATCCGGTACTGTCACCAGCGCAGCCGACGGTCAGAAAATTATCGGAGCTTCCGTCTCTCTCGTTGGTGCTAAAGGCATCGGTGCCCTGACCGACGAAACAGGTAAATTCTCCGTTAAAATACCAGCCACCTTCACCGGTGAACTTACACTCGCCGTCACTTTCATTGGCTTCGAAAGAAAAGAAGTAAAAGTAACCAGAGGACAATCCAACATCAGCATCCGTCTGGAAACCAACACCAAAGCCCTCGGAGAACTGGTAGTCACCGCGCTCGGCATCAAAAAGGAAAAAAAGGCACTGGCCTATGCCGTAACAGAAGTAAAAGGTAGTGACTTCACACAGGCCCGCGAAATCAACGTGGCAGACGCGCTCACCGGTAAAATAGCCGGCGTAAACGCCTCCAGCCTCGCCAGCGGCCCCGGTGGCTCCAGCCGCGTAATCATCCGTGGCAACGGTTCCCTCAACGGCGACAACCAGCCACTGTATGTAGTCAACGGCATGCCTATCGACAACACCACCCAAAGTACCGTAATCAGCGGTGCTTCCAACGGTCTCAACTACGACCGCGGCGATGGTATCGCAGGCATCAACCCCGATGATATCGAAACCATCACCGTATTGAAAGGTGGCCCCGCCGCCGCGCTCTATGGCGCCCGCGCCTCCAACGGTGTAATCCTTATCACCACCAAAAAAGGCGTGGCCCAGAAAGGTATCGGTGTAGACTATAACACCACCTTCACCGTAGAAACACCTGCCATCATCCCCGACTGGCAATACGAATACGGCTCCGGTGAAAATGGAATTAAACCCGCTAACCAGTCTAAAGCTATCGCCGCCGGCCGCCTCTCCTGGGGCCCTAAAATCGATGGCAGCGATGTTGTACAGTTCGATGGTGTAGCACGTCCTTACGTAGCCCAGAAAAACAACATCAAAAATTTCTATAAAACGGGCAACACTTTCACCAATACACTGGCTTTCTCCGGAGGCAATGAAAACACAAAATATCGTGTATCCCTCTCCGATATGAGCAACCATAGTCTGGTGCCTAATCAATCTCTCGACAAAAAAATCGGCTCTGTCAGCGTCTTCTCCAATCTCAGCAAACGCCTTACCATAGAGGCTTATGCACAATACAACATCGAGAAGGCCAAAAACAGAAGCAGCGTTTCCGACGCTCCCGGCAATGTCAACTGGGGTACCTACATGATGGCCAACACCGTTGACATCCGCAATCTCAATCCCGGCTATAACGCCGATGACAGGGAAGTAGAGTGGAACCCTTCCGGTTTCGCCTCCAACCCTTATTTTGTAGCTAACCGCTTTCGTAACAACGATGACCGCAAACGTTTTATCGGTAATGCCAGCATTAAATACAACCTGCTGGACAACCTGTTCGTGCGCGGTCGTGTAAGCCATGATTATCTGAACATCAATTATGTAGGTATCGTGCCTACCGGAGCACTCTTCGCTCCAAAAGGTGTATACCAGCAGTACAACACCATCAGCACCGAAACAAACGGTGAGCTGACCATCAACTACCAGGGCAAACTGAGCCAGGACTTCGGTCTTACCGCCATGGCCGGAGGCAACAGACGCAAAACCATCTCCGACGCCGTGAACCTTAATGGTACTGACTTCTTTGCACCTGGTTTTTATGATCCTTCCAACGTGGTAAGCCTGAATACCACCAATGTCAATCAGCGCCAGGCGACCAACTCGCTCTTCGGCTCTGTGGACCTGTCTTTCAGAGATATGTTGTTTATTACTGCCACCGGCCGTAACGACTGGTTCTCTACCTTGTCAACGAAAAACAACAATATCTTCTATCCATCTGTAGGCGCCAGCTTCCTCCTGTCTGAAGCCATTAAAATGCCTTCCTGGATGAACTACGCGAAAGTACGTACCTCCTGGGCTCAGGTAGGCGGCGCTACTCCGCAGCCTTACATCCTCAGACAGACCTATTCTGTTTTATCCGGTGGAGGCCACCTCGGACAGCCCCTGCAAACGCCCACCCCCACCACTCCTCAGGGTGTTGGCGCCGGACTGTTCCAGGCTCCCAATCCAAACCTGAAACCTTTGCTCTCCACTACCTTTGAAGCCGGTATCGAAGCTCGCATGCTCAACAATCGCCTGTCTGCCGATGTTACCGTATACAGCCGCAGAACTACCAATGATATCATGCAGGCTGCTATCTCCCCGGCTTCTGGCTACAACTTCGCCATCCTCAACGTAGGCGAAATGAGCAACAAAGGCATCGAAGTATTGCTCACCGGCGTTCCCATCAAAAAGAAGGATTTCTCCTGGGATGTGAGCTACAACATGGCCTACAATAAAAATGAAGTGGTAAAACTCACAGAAGGCATCAACAGCCTCCAACTCGACGTGAGCGTTAACAGTTACGCCTATATTTTTGCAGAAATCGGAAAACCATACAGTACCATCAAAGGTTTTAAAGTGCTGAAAGATGCAGCCGGCAATACTGTGTACGATAAAAGTACCGGCTATGAAATGCGTACCGGTCTTACAGACCTCGGCACCGGTGTATCTCCTTTCTCTGCAGGTATCACCAACAACTTTACCTATAAGCGTTTTAACCTGAGTTTCCTGATAGATGGTAAATTCGGTGGCCACGTATATTCCGCTACCAACCTGTATGCTACCCGTTTTGGTCTCAGCAAGATCACACTGCCGGGCAGGGAAGAGGGTCTTACTGTGAGTGGTGTAGACCAGGATGGTAAACCTTTCAGCAAAACATTTACCTACGCTACCGGTTTACAACAGTACTACGATAACTTCAAAAATCTCTCTGAGAAATTTGTATACGATGCCAGCTTCATCAAACTGCGTCAGGTGGTGCTGAGCTACAATGTTCCGGCAAAAGTGTTCTCCTTCGCCAGAGTGCAGTCAGCTACCGTGTCTTTCGTAGCCAGGAATCTGTTTTTCCTGTATAAGAATGCGCCTAATATCGATCCGGAATCAACCTTCAGCAACTCCAATGCACAAGGCTTTGAAATGTTCGGCGTGCCCCGTACCCGGAGCTATGGCGTCAACCTGCAGGTAAAACTTTAG
- a CDS encoding SusD/RagB family nutrient-binding outer membrane lipoprotein produces the protein MQRIARYKFILILGAVLGLSSCDKGFEALNVNPNASEKPNVDLLFTQSLLKGNLPLDRAYFFTSYLHCGTYIQHFAIAKEVAGSGAGDKYAVNDFYQSFYYRNVYTNTVTTLTEIIEAAKGPENVNKLSVARIWKALIMQRITDLYGDVPYSDANRGKYDLFQPKYDPQEDIYAGLLKEVDEAIKAFDPSKPTYGNADLIYKGNIAQWKKFGYSLMLRLAMRTTRATSTKVVAKDWAQKAIAGGVITDAADIAVMRYSNGPQTYNNNPIAFELVNQDYTTSSKGASNQEWGKFSKTFIDFLKNNNDPRLGVVSVVWTNGVPDTTAALQKGMANGSDVKPANPASYSEPNPATILNYSSPVLVMTNAEMNFLLSEVALRGWGTGDVAQLYNNGVTASLRNWGLFGAAGVIAPARIDQYMAEHALNTGGTFDQQMEQIHTQFWAALLLDEQEAYANWRRTGYPVLVPVKYTGNVTNGTIPRRLPYSQTEQGINGTNYNDAVKRQGPDLLTTRMWWDK, from the coding sequence ATGCAACGTATTGCCAGATATAAATTCATACTTATTTTAGGGGCTGTGCTGGGATTGTCCTCCTGTGACAAGGGTTTTGAGGCGCTCAATGTCAATCCCAACGCTTCCGAGAAACCTAATGTTGATCTGCTGTTCACACAAAGTCTGCTGAAAGGCAATCTGCCACTGGACCGCGCCTACTTCTTCACCTCTTACCTGCATTGTGGTACCTATATTCAGCACTTTGCCATCGCCAAGGAGGTCGCTGGTTCAGGCGCCGGTGATAAATACGCTGTCAATGATTTTTATCAGAGCTTTTATTACCGTAACGTATATACGAATACGGTTACCACACTGACCGAAATCATAGAAGCCGCCAAAGGGCCGGAGAACGTCAACAAACTTTCCGTGGCCCGTATCTGGAAAGCCCTGATCATGCAACGTATCACTGACCTGTATGGAGATGTACCTTACAGCGATGCTAACCGCGGTAAGTATGATCTGTTTCAGCCTAAATATGATCCGCAGGAAGACATCTATGCCGGCTTGCTGAAAGAAGTGGACGAAGCCATCAAAGCATTTGATCCTTCCAAGCCTACCTATGGCAACGCTGACCTGATCTACAAAGGCAATATCGCCCAGTGGAAAAAATTCGGTTACTCGCTCATGTTGCGTCTGGCCATGCGTACCACGCGCGCTACCAGCACCAAGGTAGTTGCTAAAGACTGGGCACAGAAAGCCATTGCCGGCGGTGTGATCACCGATGCAGCAGACATTGCTGTCATGAGATATTCTAATGGGCCGCAGACCTATAACAACAATCCCATTGCTTTTGAACTGGTAAATCAGGACTATACTACCAGCTCCAAAGGAGCCAGCAACCAGGAATGGGGCAAATTCAGCAAAACGTTTATCGACTTCCTGAAAAATAATAATGACCCTCGCCTGGGTGTGGTATCTGTAGTGTGGACCAACGGTGTACCTGACACTACTGCTGCGCTGCAGAAAGGAATGGCTAACGGTTCTGATGTAAAACCGGCCAACCCGGCTTCTTACTCTGAGCCCAATCCGGCTACCATCCTTAATTACAGCTCTCCTGTGCTGGTGATGACCAACGCCGAAATGAACTTCCTGCTCAGTGAAGTAGCGCTGCGTGGCTGGGGTACCGGTGATGTTGCCCAGCTGTACAACAACGGCGTAACCGCGTCACTGCGCAACTGGGGCCTGTTTGGTGCTGCTGGTGTGATTGCACCTGCAAGGATCGATCAGTATATGGCAGAACACGCCCTTAATACCGGCGGTACTTTCGATCAGCAGATGGAACAGATCCATACGCAGTTCTGGGCTGCCCTGCTGCTCGATGAACAGGAAGCCTATGCCAACTGGAGACGTACCGGTTATCCTGTACTGGTACCGGTGAAATACACCGGTAATGTTACCAACGGCACTATCCCGCGCAGACTGCCTTATTCCCAGACAGAACAGGGTATCAACGGTACCAACTACAATGATGCCGTGAAAAGACAGGGTCCGGATTTATTAACAACCAGAATGTGGTGGGATAAATAG